In Candidatus Epulonipiscium viviparus, one DNA window encodes the following:
- the rpmA gene encoding 50S ribosomal protein L27 — protein sequence MIRFDLQFFASKKGVGSSKNGRDSESKRLGAKRADGQFVKAGNILYRQRGTKIHPGTNVGRGGDDTLFALVDGVVRFERKGRSKKQVSVYSA from the coding sequence ATGATACGTTTTGACTTACAGTTTTTTGCTAGCAAAAAGGGAGTTGGCTCATCCAAAAACGGACGCGACTCCGAATCTAAACGTCTAGGTGCCAAAAGAGCCGACGGACAGTTTGTAAAAGCTGGTAACATTCTATACCGTCAAAGAGGAACCAAAATCCATCCTGGCACCAACGTTGGGCGTGGTGGCGATGATACTCTTTTCGCTCTAGTCGATGGAGTAGTTAGATTTGAACGTAAAGGTAGAAGCAAAAAACAAGTTTCTGTATACAGTGCTTAA
- a CDS encoding ribosomal-processing cysteine protease Prp produces the protein MINIKLYFKEENLFRFRVSGHANYAKSGSDIVCAGVSALVFTAVNSIEAFLDEPMLINEKDEQQGIIDCTFPNIKNEIYNPQTTILLKSLSFGLEGIQKMYPANVRIKKYIPRR, from the coding sequence ATGATAAATATTAAGCTTTATTTTAAAGAGGAAAACCTATTTCGATTTCGAGTTTCGGGTCATGCGAATTACGCAAAATCAGGATCCGATATTGTATGTGCAGGCGTTAGTGCCCTTGTATTTACTGCTGTCAATTCGATAGAAGCTTTCTTAGATGAGCCTATGCTTATAAATGAAAAGGACGAACAACAAGGAATTATAGATTGCACATTTCCGAATATAAAAAATGAGATCTATAATCCCCAAACCACAATTTTACTTAAGAGCTTGTCGTTTGGGTTAGAAGGAATTCAAAAAATGTATCCTGCAAATGTTAGGATCAAAAAGTATATACCTCGGAGGTGA
- the rplU gene encoding 50S ribosomal protein L21, which produces MYAIIETGGKQYKVEEGMIIKVEKLGVSNGDEVSFENVLAVKKADSLVTGSPCVKGATVKAEVLEAEGKGKKIIVFKYKPKKTYKKKQGHRQRFTKVKITSINA; this is translated from the coding sequence ATGTACGCAATTATTGAAACTGGTGGAAAACAGTACAAAGTTGAAGAAGGCATGATTATCAAGGTTGAAAAACTAGGTGTATCAAACGGCGATGAAGTTTCTTTCGAAAACGTCTTAGCGGTAAAAAAAGCCGACTCTTTAGTAACTGGTTCTCCATGTGTAAAAGGTGCCACTGTTAAAGCAGAAGTTCTTGAAGCTGAAGGTAAAGGCAAAAAAATTATAGTTTTTAAATATAAGCCTAAAAAAACTTACAAGAAAAAGCAAGGGCACCGTCAACGCTTTACAAAAGTTAAAATTACTTCTATTAATGCCTAG